The Humulus lupulus chromosome 7, drHumLupu1.1, whole genome shotgun sequence region TAATTAGTTTCTCTGCTCAATTCTTTTTCCTATTCTTCTCTTTTTTTAGCATTTAGGCCTTTCTGGGAGACTTGGGGGCAGGCTTCTCAGCTTCAGCAGCCTTAGACTTCTTTGGTAGCAAAACTGGGTTGATGTTGGGAAGAACACCACCGCTGGCAATGGTAACACCGTGAAGTAATTTCCCCAACTCCTCGTCGTTCCTCACAGCCAATTGAACGTGCCTGGGGTTGATCCTGTTCTTCTTGTTGTCACGGGCTGCATTTCCAGCCAATTCCAAAACCTGCATTTTGTTCAAGAAAACCAAAATTAACAATCTTGAACAATCGAACAAGTTGTTCATCAAAACCAAAGAAAGAAAGCCCGAATGGCCTTTCTCGAGATTCAGAAATGAAATCCATAAACTTACCTCAGCAGCGAGATACTCAAGCACGGCAGCGAGGTAGACCGGAGCACCGGTACCAGTTCTCTGAGCGTATCTTCCCTTCTTCAGGAAACGAGCGATACGACCGACAGGGAACTGAAGCCCAGCCTTAACGGACTTCGTCACGGATTTCTTCCTGTCGCCGCCTCTCCTTCCTCCGGCTCCCTTGGTTGCTTTGGTGGAATCCATTGCTGAATGTTCGAAGTTTTCTCTGAAAAAGGTATCGAAATGATTCGATTTTGGAGGGATTGCGAATTGCTTTGTTCTGAATTTGATGGAGCGGTGGAGCCAAATTTATATAGGGCGGGTATGGGATAGATCTGCCACGCTGGCAATCCGCGAGGTTTAATTTTAGTGGAAGCCGTCCACTATTGCGAATAAAAGAACTCACCTGCAATGTGTCgctttgttagttttttttttattttttaaatgaaaaaaataataataattttacttGGGCCTCCACTATTGGGGTGAAAAGGACTCAAACAGTTATAAGTCACATTTGTTTTCATATGAGTTATAAGTTGAAAAGTACTCATTTTTAGTAATGGTGAACTAATACtagaaattaaatatatttatttaaacttCTCAAATTATCCTTATTTGAAAACATTGTTGTAATATAATTataatgtgtattatatgtgtcatattatagttaaattggaaatgCATTCTATTTGTAGtgttttatatatatgtgtaacAACTATATTTATACGAATGTATTCAATCTATGAAAAAATAttctttaaaatataaaaatcaaggcttaaaatataaatcataaatattaaaatgtaaacaataattatttaaaatataaacatcAAGACAAAAAGTCTAAACCACGACCATTTAAAAAGTTTAACATCaagacttaaaatctaaaccacaattattcaaaatgtaaaccacaaagcTTAAGATATAAATCATCACTCTTTAAAATTCAAACCacaagccttaaaatttaaactgcgattattaaaaatttaaacctTAAGACTTAAAGTTAAACTACTaaacttaaaatctaaaccatgatcatataaaatataaatcacaaTCTTTTAAATTCTAAGTCatgattctttaaaatttaaactagtagtctttaaaatttaaaccatgaggcttaaaatttaatcagcatctctttaaaatttaaataacaactctttaaaatttaaatcgcaATACttgaatttaaaccacaattctttaaaatttaaatcacaatgcttaaaagttaaattacttggcttaaaatctaaaccacgaccatataaaatataaaccatgattatttaaaatctaaatcacgactctttaaaatttaaaccacgactctttaaaatttaaatcactagtctttaaaatttaaactacgactctttaaaatttaaactacaaggcttaaaattttaaaccataaggcttaaaatttaaactacgactctttaaaattttaaaccacgaTGCTTGAATTTAAACTGCGACcctttaaaatataaaccacaaggcttaaaagttaaactactaagcttaaaatctaaacaacgaccatataaaacttgaaccattatcatttaaaatttaaatcacgactctttaatttaaaccactagtctttaaaatttaaacaacgactctttaaaatttaaaccataaggcttaaaatttaatccacaagacttaaaatttaaaccacgacttttTAAAATTAAACCACAATGATTAAAAGTTAAACCAATCTAAACCACAATTGTATAAAATAtaaattgtttaccgagtttttcagaaactataattatcaaagataagagagcttataTAGTAATAAATAAAGATTATCGCACAAGGAGTTTTACGTgattggggcgttaaagagccttagtccacgagtcgattgtattataatttttaagagcttaagtaatgaactctctgaatttgagcagagtgtatgcttCTTCGAAGAGAATTCGATCATTTTCCCCAGTGCaccactgttcatatttataggcaagtgagtgcactgggcttgggccggattAATcggggcccaataagggtgtaaatattATTTGCTCTCTGATGGAGGTGTAATACAAATTATTGAAATATAAAAAGTACattaaccaaggcccattgggctTGCCCATACATAACCATACTAAAAGGCTCACGACAGAATGCTACGTCAGTCTCAGTGTCGTGGGCTTCGAGGGAGATTTGGGGGACAggatctatcagagtagtggcagtacagttCTGAATCGACGGCGCACATTCCCGATGTAACCTCTTCTGTAGGTTAACTATGGGGACATAACTCCACACTTCTTGGGGTGATGTTAGTATCAGGAATACTTTACCACGCCCAACCTGGCCACATGGTCCAGGTTCGCTTaccaacatccctcttcatttaccagggtCCCGATTCGTTTACCAGGACCCAGGTTCATCCGCAGCCGTCTCGATTTAATCTCGGACTTCGGAGCCACGACCTCTTCATCGCATCCCTGGAAACATCCCAAGACGCGGTCCCGGGAGTATGCAACACGCCAAGGCGATGGTCCTGGCTTATATTCTAGGATGCCCTTTGGGATTTACCGAGACTTGGGTCGCCAATATTCGTTTTGTCTTCGTCTACTGGGCATGATCTGGGCTTTAAGTCCCTAGAAGGTGGCCCATAAACTTAGAGTGTGGATCTGTACACTTGgggagaaacggggataacataaACCATGATCCttaaaaatctaaaccacgactctttaaaatttaaatcacaagacttaattttaatattttattatattgaaattcataggtattttttctaaaagaaaattagaaaaaaaattatttaattttaaaattagaattCAATATATCTTGATAAATAAAAAGTGTTTATGTAAAATATTCTTGGtttaatagtttttattttttttaaataataaaattatcatatttaaaaaataaaaaaactgtagacaatgttttggtttattttaaaaaaattatatttatgtcattcttttataatatatgacattgtttatttatttaaaatttatatggtagttgaaaaataaaataaaaataaattaatacattttctatataaaactaagcaaatatgTATTTCACATTGTTTTTACCTAGTGTACGTCCTGAAATTCAGCACGAGTATTTTAAACAGCTCGGATACAGCTGGCTAGCCAATAACTGTAATACATGATTCACAAGTTCATATTCCCCCTGTAAAGGCAGCGCGATCCCCATGTAAATAGCACGAGCTGGTGAATACAAAGCAAAAGGCACGAGCTGGAAACACTTATGAAACATAGCATCCGAGACACGAGCTGACGTTGCACTCAGCTTAGGGGACGCTAAAGATTTTCCATTTCCttggatctttataaacctggatacgttatataaacGTGCGTCGACAGACATTACATGTCCACAAATCCCTGAATTCCCGGACACGTAAgataatcgtgcatgatcagacatcacatgcaTGTTTATCCCTGACGACCCATGattagttttacctaatgattagaccataccttaaaataaattgtaatatttatatttaatgtGAGACACGTCACACGCGGGATTTGAATTCATGTGATGAACCCAATGCATATCGAGGGATTTTCTatataaatactaagaccttggataggggaGAGGAGGTTGtttttctgtaatgcaaaaactctgtcaaaatatagagagatatactcTAATAAtacaaactcgtggactagggggattttaacctccgaaccacgtaaaaagggacaagtgttcttgatattttgtttatagtatttttaagtatcattttcttattacggtttaccattaagcactaatccatcccagctattttcataattcactgttggtgaaaaaccgcgtcaacacctaGTATATTAAATGATATAATTTATAACTTTTGTTTCATTGGTGATTGTTGGAACAAATATTTGGATCAGCTTGGAGTGGGAAAATTAACAAAGGGTAGAATGagagtttttattaaaaaaaatgggtaTAAATTGAAATGTTTGAAATTCAGGGTAGTTACGAAAGGGGCATTCAAAAACTAGGCATGAGGTGTaatttcctctttcttttctatATTCTAAAAAAGCCACTTACTTCTTTAAATGTAAGAAGTTTTGTAACTAAGAGCGAGTGGGCACCAAATATTGTAACTAATCGTTATcaattttgtaaatataattgaCAATATTCATTCTTTAATCTTAACAATACTATTAGAATTATTAACATAAAATTTATGATAATTACTTTTCTTTTCTCTATAATGACGAAATTGTAATTGGAGTTTACAAAATAATGATGTAtagtatatttttaataattacttATGAGTATTATTTATGTGAATAGTTACGAAATCGTaacaaaatatacaaaaaaaaca contains the following coding sequences:
- the LOC133790955 gene encoding histone H2A.1-like; the protein is MDSTKATKGAGGRRGGDRKKSVTKSVKAGLQFPVGRIARFLKKGRYAQRTGTGAPVYLAAVLEYLAAEVLELAGNAARDNKKNRINPRHVQLAVRNDEELGKLLHGVTIASGGVLPNINPVLLPKKSKAAEAEKPAPKSPRKA